In one window of uncultured Sphaerochaeta sp. DNA:
- a CDS encoding zinc-binding dehydrogenase, with product MKTRAIRLYGVNDLRLEEFELPQIAEDEILAKVITNSICMSDHKAAEQGASHKRVPDDVDKNPIMLGHEFCGEIVEVGKKWQDKFKVGSRFSIQPALNYQGTLDAPGYSFQYIGGDATYVVIPHQVMELDCLLPYDGDAFFLGSLAEPVSCVVGTFHAMYHTTNGSYEHKMGIVEGGNMAILAGVGPMGLSAIDYAVHNPDRKPGRLVVTDIDDARLKRAQDLYSVEDAKQNGVELIYVNTKNYSDPNATLMEYTDGKGYDDVLVMAPVRMLVEQADAILAKDGCLNFFAGPNKTDFTASMNFYNVHYASTHIVGTSGGNTDDMRESLHLMEKRLINPAAMVTHIGGLSAVPEAVINLPNIPGGKKMMYTHLDFPLTALTDLAELGKTNEVFAELAKLVDKHNGLWSAEAEAYLLENCKKRIKE from the coding sequence ATGAAAACACGTGCTATCCGTCTGTATGGAGTGAATGATCTTCGCCTCGAAGAGTTTGAACTTCCCCAGATTGCTGAGGACGAAATCCTCGCAAAAGTGATAACCAATAGTATCTGCATGAGCGACCACAAGGCCGCTGAGCAGGGTGCAAGCCATAAGAGAGTCCCCGATGATGTCGACAAGAACCCGATCATGCTGGGTCATGAGTTCTGTGGAGAAATCGTTGAGGTAGGAAAGAAGTGGCAGGATAAGTTCAAGGTTGGTTCACGTTTCTCTATCCAGCCAGCTTTGAATTACCAGGGTACCCTTGATGCCCCTGGATATTCGTTCCAGTACATCGGAGGGGACGCAACCTATGTGGTGATCCCTCATCAGGTAATGGAACTGGATTGCTTGCTCCCTTATGATGGGGATGCCTTCTTCCTCGGAAGTCTTGCTGAACCTGTTTCCTGTGTCGTTGGAACCTTCCACGCCATGTACCACACGACTAATGGTTCGTATGAGCACAAGATGGGAATCGTCGAGGGTGGCAATATGGCAATTCTTGCCGGGGTTGGCCCCATGGGGCTCTCTGCAATTGACTATGCAGTGCACAACCCTGATCGTAAGCCCGGTCGCTTGGTCGTTACCGACATAGATGATGCACGCCTCAAACGTGCACAGGATCTGTACAGCGTTGAGGATGCCAAGCAGAACGGGGTTGAGCTGATCTACGTCAATACCAAGAACTACAGTGACCCGAATGCAACCTTGATGGAATACACTGATGGAAAGGGCTACGATGATGTGCTGGTCATGGCTCCTGTAAGAATGCTGGTAGAGCAGGCCGATGCAATCCTCGCAAAGGATGGTTGTCTGAATTTCTTCGCCGGTCCAAACAAAACAGATTTCACTGCAAGCATGAACTTCTACAACGTGCACTACGCTTCCACACACATTGTGGGTACCAGTGGTGGTAATACCGATGATATGAGAGAGTCATTGCACCTGATGGAAAAGAGGTTGATCAACCCTGCAGCAATGGTAACCCATATCGGAGGGCTCTCAGCAGTTCCCGAGGCAGTGATCAACCTGCCAAATATCCCTGGTGGAAAGAAGATGATGTATACTCATCTTGACTTCCCCCTCACAGCACTGACCGATCTTGCTGAACTGGGTAAAACCAATGAGGTGTTTGCTGAACTTGCAAAGCTTGTTGATAAGCACAATGGATTGTGGTCAGCTGAAGCAGAAGCCTACCTCTTGGAAAACTGCAAGAAACGAATCAAGGAGTAA
- a CDS encoding SNF2-related protein has product MAYTEYGNTWWGARWLDSLTQIDYSNRIPRGKRYARNGSVLSIKSSNGMVEARVQGTRATPYKIIVGISQYTKADNKRLIDLIRENPYYLGSLQTGELPPELEQECMAIGIKLFPQSWKDLGMQCSCPDWAVPCKHLAAVIYMIANEIDKDPFLIFRLHGLDVQSSLLNSGSTVKEQIPTLDSLTLINGKGGSTGLGELDLQVIPDMKPVLERVLTEAPLFAPQYDFKRDYLSYISSLAKQTTKFVNQLEIPQQIPSILYDECKINYQGKTMQGVLKQGKGKLAFSSQEMDGCLSYLQSFPIGSTEEYPPVLSLLLFTHNFALRLLQTHGAIPRLLDLGKDQYILHWIPAYFNPEIKAITDSLTARLQDKDLVFIDSKPADKLQQIFLMVSLFVRSYSDLFVDITNIPETDEHALFFAGAPYRIRTLAQRGNPLAIHHWLGRLMLTIRSHRPVLWMKETEKDTFQCTIQVKEADKEPIDLSLFLSENTETAAMLQDLSYLGTYFNPIQKALMARGSTTVTGDEFLDAWFNALPALKALGVSMIIPRSLQKTLSPRVSVRMSTSSGGSAESFLALRDLLDVSWTIVLGEDSIDPETLQSMLDQGRKYVAFKDQYVLLDEKEIGRINHRLEKSIKLSPLDLLKAHLLGTYDEQPVMMEKGVQELFGSLLQINPTPVPSEVNASLRPYQERGFQWLMHNHAIGLGSLLADDMGLGKTIQVITFLVALKNKKIITQKKPVLIVVPASLMTNWEHEISRFAPSLSTFVYHGQNRQLEKGSDCIITTYATVRRDSELLQKTRFSVTILDEAQAIKNRDSAQAKSVSKLKSDHSIAMTGTPVENRMLDYWSIIDCVMKGYLGNQTSFKSHFAIPIERYHDQAALKAFRSLTKPLMLRRVKTDTSIINDLPEKLVLERYANLSLEQKVLYKGIVEQTEKTLQGADGIEKKGSVFKLMTALKQVCCHPALYCDTSSKESGNSGKTTLLMDLLESIHQRNEKVLVFTQYAQMGFLLQELLKESFSLEAPFLHGGSTRTQRDAMVKQFQSDPECWLMLLSIRAGGTGLNLTSASHVIHYDLWWNPAVENQATDRAFRIGQDKQVTVHRLITEGTFEERINDMLTSKKDLADSVVSAGENWITELSTEQLKELIELRESHTETAPR; this is encoded by the coding sequence ATGGCATACACCGAATATGGTAACACTTGGTGGGGCGCGCGATGGCTCGACTCCCTAACACAAATCGATTACTCGAACAGGATACCCAGAGGGAAGCGATATGCCCGAAACGGCTCAGTCCTTTCCATCAAGAGTTCGAATGGGATGGTGGAAGCGCGTGTCCAAGGTACAAGAGCTACCCCTTACAAGATAATCGTTGGAATCAGTCAATACACGAAAGCAGACAACAAGAGACTGATCGATCTAATCAGGGAGAATCCCTATTATCTGGGAAGCCTGCAGACCGGTGAACTCCCCCCAGAACTTGAACAGGAGTGTATGGCTATCGGCATTAAGCTGTTCCCGCAATCATGGAAGGATTTGGGGATGCAATGCAGCTGCCCTGACTGGGCTGTCCCCTGCAAGCACTTGGCTGCGGTCATCTACATGATTGCCAATGAGATCGACAAGGACCCTTTTCTTATCTTTCGCCTCCATGGACTTGATGTACAATCATCGCTTCTGAATTCCGGGAGTACTGTTAAAGAGCAGATACCAACCTTGGATTCTCTTACCCTGATTAATGGGAAGGGAGGCTCAACTGGATTGGGCGAGCTTGATCTCCAGGTAATCCCAGACATGAAACCAGTGCTTGAACGTGTCCTTACCGAGGCCCCTCTCTTTGCCCCTCAATATGACTTCAAGCGAGACTATCTCTCCTATATTTCAAGCCTTGCAAAACAGACCACAAAGTTTGTCAATCAGCTGGAGATCCCTCAGCAGATTCCGAGCATCCTCTATGATGAATGCAAGATCAACTACCAGGGAAAAACGATGCAAGGAGTTCTCAAACAGGGCAAAGGCAAGCTTGCCTTTTCATCACAAGAGATGGATGGGTGTCTCTCCTATCTCCAATCCTTTCCCATTGGTTCAACAGAGGAGTACCCTCCAGTCCTTTCACTCCTGCTCTTTACACACAACTTTGCGCTTCGACTTCTGCAGACCCATGGTGCCATCCCAAGACTGTTGGATCTTGGGAAAGACCAATACATTCTTCACTGGATTCCTGCCTATTTTAATCCTGAGATCAAGGCGATAACAGACTCCCTCACAGCTAGGTTGCAGGATAAGGATCTAGTCTTCATTGATTCCAAACCAGCAGACAAGCTCCAACAAATTTTTCTCATGGTGTCATTGTTTGTTCGCTCCTATAGCGACCTATTCGTTGATATTACAAATATCCCAGAAACTGACGAACATGCATTGTTCTTTGCAGGAGCACCCTATAGGATCAGGACCCTTGCTCAGAGAGGGAATCCCCTTGCCATCCATCACTGGCTTGGAAGACTTATGCTCACAATCCGCTCTCATCGTCCCGTCCTTTGGATGAAGGAAACAGAAAAGGATACCTTCCAGTGTACCATCCAAGTCAAAGAGGCCGATAAGGAACCGATTGATCTCTCCTTATTTCTTTCAGAAAACACAGAGACGGCTGCAATGCTCCAAGATCTCAGTTATCTGGGAACCTACTTCAATCCCATCCAGAAAGCATTGATGGCACGAGGTAGTACTACAGTTACTGGTGATGAATTTCTCGATGCTTGGTTCAATGCCCTTCCAGCTCTGAAAGCACTTGGGGTCAGTATGATCATCCCCAGAAGCTTGCAAAAGACGCTCTCTCCACGTGTTTCTGTTCGCATGAGTACCTCCAGTGGAGGATCTGCTGAGAGTTTTCTTGCCTTACGGGATCTCTTGGATGTCTCATGGACTATTGTTTTAGGAGAGGATTCAATCGACCCAGAAACATTGCAATCCATGTTGGATCAAGGTCGAAAGTATGTTGCGTTCAAGGATCAATATGTATTGCTCGATGAAAAGGAGATTGGAAGAATCAACCACAGACTGGAGAAATCCATCAAACTCTCCCCACTCGACCTCCTGAAGGCACATTTGTTGGGCACCTATGATGAACAGCCGGTGATGATGGAAAAAGGTGTACAGGAACTATTTGGCTCCCTCTTGCAGATTAACCCCACACCAGTACCATCAGAAGTCAATGCTTCATTACGGCCCTATCAGGAGCGAGGGTTTCAGTGGTTGATGCACAACCATGCAATCGGATTGGGGTCACTCTTGGCCGATGACATGGGATTAGGTAAGACAATACAGGTCATAACATTCTTGGTCGCCCTGAAGAACAAGAAGATCATCACACAGAAAAAACCAGTTTTGATTGTTGTTCCAGCCTCTCTGATGACTAACTGGGAACATGAGATATCGCGCTTTGCCCCCTCTCTCTCAACCTTTGTGTATCATGGGCAAAACCGACAGCTTGAGAAGGGAAGTGACTGCATCATTACCACCTATGCTACAGTGAGAAGAGATAGTGAACTCTTACAGAAAACTCGTTTCTCGGTGACCATCCTTGATGAGGCACAGGCAATCAAGAATAGGGACTCAGCCCAAGCAAAGTCTGTCAGCAAGCTGAAGAGCGATCACTCCATCGCCATGACCGGCACACCAGTTGAAAACCGAATGCTTGACTACTGGAGCATTATAGATTGTGTCATGAAGGGTTACCTGGGTAATCAGACAAGCTTCAAGAGCCATTTTGCCATTCCCATTGAGCGGTATCATGATCAGGCTGCCTTGAAGGCTTTCCGCTCCCTTACAAAACCCTTGATGCTTCGTCGAGTCAAAACCGATACTTCAATCATCAACGACCTACCAGAGAAGCTGGTACTTGAAAGGTACGCAAATCTATCCTTGGAGCAAAAAGTACTATACAAGGGAATTGTGGAGCAGACGGAGAAAACCCTGCAAGGTGCTGATGGAATTGAAAAAAAGGGCTCGGTATTCAAGTTAATGACAGCCCTCAAACAGGTCTGTTGCCACCCTGCCCTGTACTGCGACACCAGTAGCAAAGAATCAGGGAATTCCGGAAAAACTACCCTCTTGATGGACCTGCTTGAGTCAATTCATCAGAGAAATGAGAAAGTGTTGGTTTTCACCCAATATGCCCAAATGGGGTTCTTGCTTCAAGAGTTGTTGAAAGAATCATTTTCACTGGAAGCTCCCTTCCTGCACGGAGGTTCTACCAGGACACAGCGTGATGCAATGGTGAAGCAATTCCAATCTGATCCTGAATGCTGGCTGATGCTTCTCTCAATTCGAGCAGGGGGTACTGGATTGAATCTTACATCTGCAAGCCATGTGATTCACTATGATCTATGGTGGAATCCAGCTGTGGAGAACCAAGCAACCGACCGTGCGTTCAGGATTGGGCAAGACAAACAGGTAACTGTCCATCGGCTTATCACAGAAGGGACCTTTGAGGAACGCATCAACGATATGCTCACTTCTAAAAAAGATTTGGCTGACAGTGTTGTATCGGCAGGGGAGAATTGGATAACTGAGCTCTCAACTGAACAGCTGAAAGAACTCATAGAATTGAGGGAGAGCCATACAGAGACAGCCCCCCGTTAA
- a CDS encoding SDR family NAD(P)-dependent oxidoreductase: MTTFTEQINFEIPPVLRGLTFDGQKGLFIHRVTGKKVDLSLPSPQEFASIEETSMAWKKLLDAYTSERKVFPFVIGIAGMDLQYGLGTNYDEAFRAEGVSLLPTLPPTFSRADVVRDKVALVTGGAQGFGEGMVRSLVEHGAFVYIADMNADGAKKLSDELNWEACITVSKPLTVNVTDEKSVEAMMNQVAEETGGLDLFVSNAGVLRAGSVKVMELKDFQFVTNVDYTGFFICTKFASRLMALQNIPSASYFTDIIAISSKSGLEGSNKNGAYAGAKFGTIGLTQSFALELVEDNIKVNAICPGNFLDGPLWSDPKRGLFVQYLEAGKVPGAKSVADVRRFYESKVPMNRGCRTEDVMKALLYIVEQTYETGQAVPVTGGQVMLN; this comes from the coding sequence ATGACTACGTTTACAGAACAGATTAACTTTGAAATTCCCCCAGTGCTTCGTGGCTTGACCTTTGATGGTCAGAAAGGTTTGTTTATACACCGTGTCACTGGCAAGAAGGTGGACCTTTCCTTGCCATCTCCACAAGAGTTTGCAAGCATCGAAGAGACCTCAATGGCGTGGAAGAAGTTGCTCGATGCCTACACTTCAGAGAGAAAGGTTTTCCCTTTTGTAATAGGAATTGCAGGAATGGACCTTCAGTACGGGCTCGGGACCAACTATGATGAGGCCTTTAGGGCGGAAGGGGTAAGCTTGCTCCCCACGCTTCCTCCTACATTCAGTCGGGCAGATGTCGTTCGAGACAAGGTAGCCTTGGTTACCGGTGGTGCCCAAGGTTTTGGGGAGGGCATGGTTCGCTCCCTTGTTGAGCATGGAGCCTTTGTCTATATAGCAGATATGAACGCAGATGGGGCAAAAAAGCTCAGTGATGAGCTGAACTGGGAAGCCTGCATCACTGTTTCCAAACCGCTCACAGTCAATGTTACTGATGAGAAGAGTGTCGAGGCTATGATGAATCAGGTAGCTGAAGAGACCGGTGGATTGGATCTGTTTGTCTCCAATGCAGGGGTTCTTCGTGCCGGTTCAGTGAAGGTGATGGAGTTGAAGGATTTCCAGTTTGTTACCAACGTTGACTATACTGGATTCTTTATCTGCACAAAGTTTGCCTCCAGACTGATGGCTTTGCAGAATATTCCCAGTGCTTCGTATTTTACTGATATTATTGCCATCTCCAGTAAGTCCGGATTGGAAGGTTCCAATAAGAATGGCGCCTATGCCGGTGCCAAATTTGGGACCATCGGACTTACACAGAGTTTTGCTCTGGAGCTGGTTGAGGATAACATTAAGGTCAACGCAATCTGTCCGGGCAACTTCCTTGACGGTCCGCTTTGGTCGGACCCGAAGAGAGGGTTGTTCGTGCAGTACCTGGAAGCGGGAAAGGTTCCAGGAGCGAAAAGTGTTGCCGATGTAAGACGGTTCTATGAATCGAAGGTGCCGATGAATCGTGGATGTCGCACAGAGGACGTCATGAAGGCACTTCTCTACATAGTCGAACAGACCTACGAGACAGGTCAGGCGGTTCCCGTAACCGGTGGCCAGGTCATGCTTAATTAG
- a CDS encoding sugar ABC transporter ATP-binding protein, giving the protein MDTTFALEMEGITKTFPGVKALDGVTLRVKPGTVHALMGENGAGKSTLMKCLFGIYQEDKGIIKLNGKEHRFKDSHDALNQGVSMIHQELSNVPERSVAENLFLGREPLNKFGLIDHKKMNEDTAHLLKDLEINVKPEVRIGSLSISMQQTCEIAKAVSYNASVVVMDEPTSSLTDNEVKHLFKIINQLREQNVAVIYISHKMEEIFTIADEVSVMRDGQMIGSYDVADMTNEKLISLMVGRDAKLRFPEFKSNVGEVLLKVENLSSPNPRSFQDVSFEVHRGEILGIGGLMGAQRTELMEAIFGVRATHEGKIYVDGDEILNMTPRKAIEHGIGMITEDRRGSGIFPLMNISNNTSIASLKEYLNKLHLLKHKEMKEESVRYNKALRTKTPTMETLIQNLSGGNQQKVIISRWLMTLPDILIMDEPTRGIDVGAKYEIYQIMGQLVEQGKAIIMVSSEMPELIGMSHRVMVLCSGKCTGVLDKSECTQENIMRLATKFM; this is encoded by the coding sequence ATGGACACAACATTTGCCCTGGAAATGGAAGGAATTACCAAAACCTTCCCTGGTGTAAAAGCCCTTGATGGAGTAACGCTCCGGGTAAAGCCAGGAACAGTACACGCCTTGATGGGCGAGAATGGTGCAGGCAAATCGACGTTGATGAAGTGTTTGTTCGGTATTTATCAGGAAGATAAAGGGATTATCAAACTCAATGGAAAGGAGCACCGATTCAAGGACTCCCATGATGCGCTCAACCAAGGAGTGTCGATGATTCACCAGGAGCTCAGTAATGTTCCTGAGCGATCGGTTGCAGAGAATCTGTTCCTTGGTCGTGAGCCACTGAACAAGTTCGGTTTGATCGATCACAAGAAAATGAATGAGGATACCGCTCACCTGCTCAAGGACCTGGAGATTAATGTGAAACCCGAAGTTCGCATCGGTTCATTGTCCATTTCCATGCAGCAGACCTGTGAGATTGCCAAGGCGGTCAGTTACAATGCCTCGGTGGTTGTTATGGATGAACCTACTAGCTCACTTACGGATAACGAGGTCAAGCACCTTTTCAAGATCATCAACCAACTGAGGGAGCAGAATGTAGCGGTTATCTATATCTCCCATAAGATGGAAGAGATTTTTACCATAGCTGATGAAGTGAGTGTCATGCGTGATGGCCAGATGATCGGAAGCTATGATGTAGCAGATATGACCAACGAGAAACTCATCTCTCTTATGGTTGGTCGTGATGCAAAGCTTCGGTTCCCTGAGTTCAAGAGTAATGTGGGAGAGGTCCTGTTAAAGGTAGAGAATCTGAGCTCCCCCAATCCCCGAAGTTTCCAGGATGTTTCCTTTGAGGTCCATCGTGGTGAAATCCTTGGTATTGGTGGACTTATGGGAGCACAACGTACAGAATTGATGGAAGCAATCTTCGGTGTGCGTGCAACCCACGAAGGAAAAATCTATGTTGATGGGGATGAGATCCTGAACATGACTCCCCGAAAAGCCATTGAACATGGCATTGGGATGATTACCGAGGATAGAAGAGGGAGTGGCATTTTCCCCTTGATGAATATATCAAACAATACTTCGATTGCCTCCTTGAAAGAGTATCTGAATAAGTTGCACCTCCTTAAGCACAAGGAGATGAAGGAAGAGTCTGTTCGATACAACAAGGCACTCAGGACCAAGACTCCTACCATGGAGACATTGATCCAGAACCTCTCAGGAGGTAATCAGCAGAAGGTTATCATCAGTCGATGGTTGATGACCTTGCCGGACATCCTGATTATGGATGAACCGACCAGAGGTATCGATGTCGGGGCTAAATATGAGATATACCAGATTATGGGACAACTGGTTGAACAGGGAAAGGCCATTATCATGGTCTCCTCAGAAATGCCGGAATTGATCGGAATGTCCCACCGGGTAATGGTTCTTTGTTCTGGGAAATGTACTGGCGTGTTGGACAAGTCTGAGTGCACCCAAGAGAATATCATGCGTCTTGCAACGAAGTTCATGTAA
- a CDS encoding substrate-binding domain-containing protein produces MKKTVAILLVLALVCTGLFAQGGKEAADDTVKIGALIRNLNEQFVKDYADNLRKLAEENGVELNLQDAQGDVARQLDQLNTLITQGYKYFVIIPQDTSVTEQMAQQIQAVGGGAAFSNIQPSVDALKVGKDFYLASSPELVAGQYQAQIVDDYFTQYPDKAPGKELNILYLQGQLGHPAQISREAGFVDTLESLGYTVNFVAKDTADWTPDKAQEKMDTWLAAHRGKFNLVVAQNDGMALGAVESLVTNGLVDNDASDGTILSFPVLGIDATADALNSMDQDKLYATVLQDSVGQSSTAFELALAMATKGTAQGVTAWGIEPAKEVISEAPANDPAVISQCYLVPFKPITKENYKDLM; encoded by the coding sequence ATGAAGAAGACTGTAGCTATTTTGTTGGTACTGGCACTTGTCTGTACTGGTCTTTTTGCACAGGGCGGAAAAGAAGCAGCCGATGATACGGTGAAAATCGGTGCTCTTATCAGAAATTTGAACGAACAGTTTGTTAAGGACTATGCTGACAATCTTCGCAAGCTTGCAGAAGAGAACGGTGTTGAATTGAACCTGCAGGATGCGCAGGGTGACGTAGCTCGTCAGCTCGACCAGCTCAACACCTTGATCACCCAGGGATACAAGTATTTTGTGATCATTCCTCAGGACACCAGTGTAACTGAGCAGATGGCACAGCAGATTCAGGCTGTTGGTGGCGGCGCTGCCTTCTCCAACATCCAGCCTTCTGTTGATGCTCTGAAGGTAGGTAAGGATTTCTACCTTGCTTCCTCACCTGAGTTGGTTGCTGGTCAGTACCAGGCACAGATTGTAGATGACTACTTCACCCAGTATCCTGATAAGGCTCCTGGTAAAGAGTTGAATATTCTGTACTTGCAGGGACAGCTTGGGCACCCCGCTCAGATCAGCCGTGAAGCTGGTTTCGTCGATACCCTCGAAAGCCTCGGTTATACCGTGAACTTCGTTGCAAAGGACACTGCTGACTGGACTCCAGACAAGGCTCAGGAAAAGATGGACACCTGGCTTGCAGCACACCGTGGCAAGTTCAACCTCGTGGTTGCTCAGAACGACGGAATGGCTTTGGGCGCAGTTGAATCCTTGGTTACCAACGGTTTGGTTGACAATGATGCCAGCGATGGTACCATCCTGAGCTTCCCCGTTCTCGGTATCGATGCCACTGCCGATGCACTGAACTCCATGGATCAGGACAAGCTGTATGCTACCGTTCTGCAGGACTCAGTTGGACAGAGCAGCACCGCATTTGAGCTTGCACTTGCAATGGCCACCAAAGGCACTGCACAGGGCGTAACCGCTTGGGGAATCGAGCCTGCCAAGGAAGTCATCAGTGAAGCACCTGCAAATGACCCAGCTGTCATTTCCCAGTGCTACCTGGTTCCTTTCAAGCCGATCACCAAAGAGAATTACAAGGACTTGATGTAA
- a CDS encoding rhamnulokinase family protein gives MKKHIAIDLGASNGRVLVGDLGEFEVVHRFVTQNDQILGEFYWNIQSLFAEIKVGLKKAFTKYGSDITSIGIDTWGVDYVLTDDKGGLVSLCYHYRDSRTDGLIEQVAKQLGGKMRIYERTGIAFQPFNTLYQLAAMKRDRPETLKAASHYLSVPDLLAYWLTGIMKNERTHASTTQLYDPKQKTWAWDLIDDMGFERSLFGEIVDSGTVLGSLTTDVAHEVGASSEVVVIASAAHDTASAVAAVPAEAGGTPLYISSGTWSLLGVELSEPRTDQASMESGFTNEVAASGGIRFLKNIMGMWIQQECVRHWEREGQEIKWKELDEETLRCTDYQGYIDPSDTRFLKPNSHDNLMTDRIDAWCQEHDLPAPSNHGEYMVAIYRGLAKAYAKAISDLEVVIGKKFAALHIIGGGCKNEILDQWAATETGLPVYAGPVEATALGNLVVQAWATGELESLQEGRDRIKREQKVKIFKP, from the coding sequence ATGAAAAAGCATATCGCCATCGACTTAGGTGCTTCCAACGGCCGAGTTCTCGTCGGGGACCTCGGTGAGTTTGAAGTCGTACATCGGTTTGTCACCCAAAACGACCAGATACTGGGGGAGTTCTATTGGAACATCCAGAGCCTGTTCGCCGAGATCAAGGTGGGACTGAAGAAGGCTTTTACCAAGTATGGGAGTGATATCACCTCCATCGGTATTGACACCTGGGGCGTTGACTATGTGCTTACTGATGACAAAGGGGGCTTGGTCTCCCTTTGCTATCACTATCGTGACAGCAGAACCGATGGGTTGATCGAGCAGGTGGCGAAGCAGTTGGGAGGGAAGATGCGGATCTATGAGAGAACCGGAATTGCCTTCCAACCCTTCAATACTCTCTATCAACTTGCTGCCATGAAACGTGATCGCCCTGAAACACTGAAGGCGGCATCTCACTACCTGTCGGTACCAGACCTGCTTGCCTATTGGTTGACTGGGATCATGAAGAATGAACGTACCCACGCTTCTACCACGCAATTGTACGACCCAAAGCAAAAAACATGGGCATGGGACCTAATCGATGATATGGGTTTTGAGCGTTCCTTGTTTGGGGAAATCGTTGACAGTGGTACTGTATTGGGAAGCTTGACCACGGATGTTGCCCACGAAGTGGGTGCCTCCTCTGAGGTGGTCGTGATTGCAAGTGCTGCTCATGATACTGCGAGTGCAGTTGCTGCCGTTCCTGCTGAGGCTGGAGGGACGCCCCTGTACATCTCCAGCGGTACCTGGTCACTTCTGGGAGTTGAACTTTCTGAACCCCGAACTGACCAAGCTTCCATGGAGAGTGGGTTTACCAATGAGGTGGCAGCCAGCGGTGGTATCCGATTTCTCAAGAATATCATGGGGATGTGGATACAACAGGAGTGTGTCAGACACTGGGAAAGGGAAGGTCAGGAGATCAAGTGGAAAGAGCTTGATGAGGAAACACTTCGCTGTACGGATTATCAAGGGTACATCGATCCCTCTGATACCCGGTTCCTTAAACCCAATAGTCACGATAATTTGATGACTGACAGGATTGATGCCTGGTGCCAGGAGCATGATCTTCCCGCTCCTTCCAACCATGGCGAGTACATGGTTGCCATCTATCGAGGACTTGCCAAGGCCTATGCAAAGGCAATCAGCGATCTGGAGGTTGTAATCGGGAAGAAGTTTGCAGCCCTGCATATTATTGGTGGCGGATGCAAGAACGAGATTCTCGACCAATGGGCAGCCACTGAAACCGGTCTACCTGTGTATGCAGGACCGGTGGAAGCAACAGCTTTAGGTAACTTGGTTGTCCAAGCCTGGGCTACCGGTGAACTGGAAAGCCTGCAAGAGGGACGTGACCGGATCAAGCGGGAGCAGAAGGTTAAGATCTTCAAGCCGTAA